Proteins co-encoded in one Ziziphus jujuba cultivar Dongzao chromosome 9, ASM3175591v1 genomic window:
- the LOC107415759 gene encoding uncharacterized protein LOC107415759 — protein MEKKQGFFSALKEEVVRGLSPSRSRSSSPARSGSPMAALLRRKKHHNHVAHPDALIARSGSMRPLGETLTPLMEGPDPDGGEIGDSKRVGSGLGQWMRGQLSRAPSVTSMSYKRSDLRLLLGVMGAPLAPVHVSSNDPLPHLSIKDTPIETSSAQYILQQYTAASGGQKLQNSIRNAYAMGKVRMVASEFETATKVMKNRNASRCSESGGFVLWQMNPDMWYVELAVGGSKVHAGCNGKLVWRHTPWLGAHTAKGPVRPLRRALQGLDPRTTASMFADARCIGEKKINGEDCFILKLCADPQTLKARSEGPAEIIRHVLFGYFSQKTGLLVHMEDSHLTRIQSNGGDAVYWETTINSFLDDYRPVEGIMIAHSGRSVVNLFRFGEMAMSHTKTKMEEAWTIEEVAFNVPGLSVDCFIPPADLRSGTICETCELPQDERGKGAIVLSAHRAKVAALEKTH, from the exons ATGGAGAAGAAACAGGGGTTCTTCTCCGCTCTAAAGGAGGAGGTGGTTCGTGGCCTTTCGCCGTCACGTTCCCGTTCGAGCAGTCCGGCGAGGTCTGGTTCGCCTATGGCGGCTCTGCTGAGGAGGAAGAAGCACCACAACCACGTGGCGCATCCGGATGCTTTGATCGCGAGATCCGGGAGTATGAGGCCGTTGGGCGAGACGTTAACGCCGTTGATGGAGGGACCGGATCCGGACGGAGGAGAAATTGGGGATTCGAAGAGGGTCGGGTCGGGTCTGGGGCAGTGGATGAGGGGGCAGCTTTCTCGGGCACCTTCGGTTACTTCAATGTCATACAAGAGGTCTGATCTGAGGCTGTTGTTGGGGGTTATGGGGGCTCCTCTTGCTCCCGTACACGTGAGCTCCAATGACCCTTTGCCTCACCTTAGTATCAAAGACACTCCCATT GAAACTTCATCTGCTCAGTACATATTGCAGCAATATACGGCAGCTTCTGGTGGGCAGAAGCTGCAAAACTCAATTCGAAATGCATATGCCATGGGAAAGGTCAGGATGGTAGCTTCTGAGTTTGAAACTGCCACGAAGGTGATGAAGAACAGGAATGCCTCTAGATGTTCAGAGTCAGGTGGGTTTGTGCTTTGGCAGATGAATCCAGACATGTGGTATGTTGAACTGGCTGTTGGAGGCAGTAAAGTTCATGCTGGTTGCAATGGCAAGCTCGTTTGGAGGCATACACCATGGCTCGGTGCCCATACTGCCAAAGGGCCTGTAAGACCATTGCGTCGTGCACTCCAG GGTCTTGATCCAAGAACAACTGCTAGTATGTTTGCTGATGCAAGATGCATAGGGGAGAAGAAGATCAATGGTGAAGATTGCTTCATCCTTAAGCTTTGTGCTGATCCTCAGACTCTGAAGGCTAGGAGTGAAGGCCCTGCAGAGATCATAAGGCATGTCTTATTTGGCTATTTCAGCCAGAAGACAGGACTGCTTGTTCATATGGAGGATTCACATTTGACCCGGATCCAATCCAATGGCGGTGATGCAGTTTACTGGGAAACTACAATCAATTCGTTCCTTGATGATTATAGACCTGTTGAAGGGATCATGATAGCTCACTCTGGGCGTTCTGTGGTGAACCTCTTTAGATTCGGCGAGATGGCAATGAGCCATACCAAAACAAAGATGGAAGAAGCTTGGACTATTGAAGAGGTTGCATTTAATGTTCCTGGCTTGTCCGTTGACTGCTTCATTCCCCCAGCAGACTTGAGATCGGGGACAATCTGTGAAACATGTGAGCTCCCTCAGGATGAAAGGGGAAAGGGTGCTATTGTTCTTTCAGCACATCGGGCCAAAGTTGCAGCATTGGAGAAAACCCATTAA